aaaacaaaactgtaTATTATTAAGTTATGGAGATTGTTTTAAACTTTTATGGATGCTACAAATCTACGTACAGCAGAAATCTATTTTTCTAGAAAGGTTGTCATTTATTTTGCTCAGTTTATAATATTTCAGTATCTTATATACTATCTTCAATAGACAGGTTGGTGGGCGGAAACTCTTGCTTGATGTGGTTACTATTGTTTGGGTTGACACCTTATTGTTGATCAAGTCTAGCATTGCCGCTAGGAGCCCATTACTGCGCAAGCATCTGATGAAATTAACACAGAGGATTGGGCTTATTTGCCTCCCTCATCGTACACCTTCATGGTGCTATGTGGTTAGaaatactaaattttttattctttccttATTTTGAACTtagttttataaataataaGTTGTTTCTGTCAATGTTTAAGAAACTTAATCTATTACACTTGTATTTCATTACAAATGGTATGTATTTCCTGTTGAGTTCCAAATATGTCCCACCTTTTAGTatctttcttttcaaatttttatgctCCTGTTAAATGATTAGAGTACTTCAGAATTCAAATACCAGATGTGATTCTGcatctagaagcataagatttTTGAATGGGGCTGCACATTAAGCAATTCTTTGCATTTTACAAATGACCACACAATGGATTACTGACTTTTGTAAAAAAAAGCCCTGATATGTCTTGGATAATTTCGTTTTTTCTCTGATGGCTCTCTTGCCTTAATCATGTACTGTTGATGCAGGGGAAAACAAGCTCTTTGGGAGAGAACGTAACTTTGTCTGCATCTGAAAAAACTGGTCGATACAATTATGCTTTAGATGATGAGGTTTCCAACTCCGAACCAAGTTCAAGCTGCCAGCAAGATGAAGAAATGGATGTTCCAGAAGTCGTAGAAGAGATTATTGAGATGCTACTTACTGGGTTGAGAGACACGGTATGTTTAAAGGTGTGAGATTCCATGAAAACTTGATTACTTTGAAGTTAGTAACTCCTGCTGTTAAAGTTTCAATGACAATATGGAtctcttttttttgttggtcCCATCTTGGTCATTTACTTGATCTTTCTTTAGAATTTTATTGGTTGGGAACATTGCTGGATTTCTGATATAGTAACCTTTGGAGATGCCATCATTCCTCAATATTCTGCTTATCTGCAGACATTTTGATCTTGCATTTTAACCAAACTGTTTGTTGTGAACTTGAAAAGCCAAGCATCTGCATAACAGCTTTGAAATGATTCTCCTCATAAGTGAGTTCGTTCTTAACAATTACTATACAGATGAACCTAAAGGATTATTAGTTATACTTGCAAGATAAAGAAAACTTTATTAGTTATACTTGCaagataaagaaaactaactaaaagtCTGATTTCCAAGATGTGGATGATTTGGCTGAGGCTTTCAATGTTGGAATGAGAAAGAACACTTACAAAAAGTCCCATCAATTAGATGAAATCCTCCTAAATTACCTTGGAAATGGGGAATAATAAGTTTCTGTGGTAAATACTCAGGAACAGTTCTATTTAGTTCACTGGTTTATCCTCTGCACCACCTTTTTCATTGATCCATGAGGTTCAATGCGCAAAATAGTTGGTGGTCCTTGAGGAATGAAATGGTCATCATGTCTCCTGATTCTTTTGAGATGCGAGTCCACTATTTTTTACATGAATTCCAGTAAGCCTTTCTTTCAGCTTCTCGCACAAGTTTTCTTTTTGGGTCGAACTCTTCCAAAAGTTAATCTCctataaaactaaaaacgagAGCTTCATTGCATGGATATAGATTGCACCACAGAGCAACATAAGTTGGTAGTGATTCATCCTATTTttggatatttttattttactttatttgAATTTATCTTTCCAAAAGTCATATGGTATGTACTTGTTGTTAATAGCATTTTATGCAGGACACGGTTGTGCGTTGGTCTGCTGCAAAAGGCATAGGCCGCATTACATCATGTCTTACATCTGCCCTTTCAGAGGAGGTCCTGTCATCTGTGTTGGAGCTGTTTTCACCAGGCGAGGTATAGTCTGGTCTCTTTCCTTAGTTTCTTTTCCCATACTTATACCATTCAACTGGTTCAAATGGCCATGCTGAAAAATCTTTCATACTCACATGGATTTCTGTAATCCTTTAAAATATAGCATCTTCATGCCCTTTCATTAATTGTAAGTAATTGTACCAATTTTATTGCTCAAAGGATGTActgatattttgttttttcagggTGATGGGTCATGGCATGGTGGTTGCTTAGCACTGGCCGAATTGGCACGTAAAGGGTTGCTCTTACCTATCAGCCTTCCAAAAGTTGTACCCGTTGTTTTGAAGGTTTGGAAAGTTGATATTCTCTTACCACTTATAAATCTAGCTTATGCTAATTGACTTTTTTGTTGAACTGTAGCGAAGTGTATGTCATTATGGTTGATCCACTATCGAACATTTTTCATCAATAGTGAAATGATTTTACATTTACTCTAAATTTGAAtgccttctttcttttcctttatttttttctttccatatgTTATACTACGATCTGGGTGTAAGTGACAATGAACATATGCTTCCGGTACATCATGTCATATTTGAACTCTACTTTGGTTTTGTGAGCTTTTATTGAGCTTCAAGTTTACACCGCAGTAGGTTGCTCTAATATGGTGCTGTTTCTCTGTTGTATTCTACGTTAGATTAATGATCGATGTTAAAGTTGAATTAAGTTTAAACTATAAATTCTTGGCTTGTAGAGATATAAATTAGCACTGATGAGAGTAAATCTTCTAAATAGGCACTACATTATGATATTCGAAGAGGTCCACATAGTGTTGGATCTCATGTACGGGATGCTGCAGCATATGTTTGTTGGGCTTTTGGCCGTGCATATTATCACACGGATATGAGAAATATACTGGACCAGCTTGCGCCACACCTTCTGACAGTGGCCTGCTACGACCGTGAGGTACTAAACTTTTATTATAGTATGATTTGAATCATTATTTTGTACCACATTTGCTTTAGGTTTCTTATTTTCTAGTTTTATGATGCTTAGGTTAATTGTAGAAGAGCAGCCGCTGCGGCTTTTCAAGAGAATGTTGGAAGACAGGGTAGTTACCCTCATGGAATTGACATAGTGAACACTGCGGACTATTTTTCACTTTCTTCACGAATAAACTCTTATGTTCATGTTGCTGTCTCTATTGCTCAAAATGAGGATTATCTTTATCCATTTGTGGATGAGCTGCTGAATAACAAAATTTGTCACTGGGTAGGCTCCAACTAGAATTCTTTTGATGCTTATTTCAACTGCCTATAGTTTTTGAAGTTACTTTAAGCTTATATTCTCTACAATCTTAGCTGCTAAAGTTTTAAAATTCCGTACAGACTGCTTTTATCTATCAGTGTAGATCTTATGCTTTACACAATGTCATCAGGATAAAGGATTGAGAGAACTTGCGGCTGAGGCTCTTTCTGCCCTTGTTAAATATGATCCTGAATATCTTATAAACTATGCTGTGGAGAAAATAATTCCTTGCACTCTCTCATCTGATTTGTGCATGCGCCATGGAGCAACACTGGCAGCTGGGGAACTTGTTTTAGCACTGCACAAGTGTGGTTATGCTCTTTCTGCAGGTTGGTGTTCTAACCTCTAAGAATTACAAGTAGAAGATTACAATGAGCAAGATAAAACTTGGGTCTACCTTAGATTAAAGTGTTTTCTTATTTCCAAGCAGAAGGTTTCAGATTCAGAAACATTTCAGAAGTACAGTTTCTGGATCATACGTGAACCGAGTAACTTTCTTAGAAATTGACTTGtatgtatgtttatatattttccGGTAGGTATCAGGATAAGGAAGTAGTACTGTTCACCAAAGTGCACAGAAAAAGTAGGTGCAGTGGGATAAGAGGGAGATAAATTATAGGAGTGAAAACATAGGGAAGTGTTTTCAGATGTTCTTTTTTtcactgtttttttttaatgttaaaaacagtgaaattttttttgaggCATTACTGAAACTTGAAAGACATGATTGCTTAGAAACAAAATGGTTAGATAGAACTAGGTCACAGAAAACAAAGTCCTTGCTTACCAGTTTAGATGTTGTACCAAAAGCCCTAATCCATGAGGAGGAAGTTATATAATGACATGTCTAGGAGCCAACTCATCTGAGGTCATTGACACCATAAGTTCCTAATGTCTCCTTTTCAGatggttttcaaatttcaagtaaaatagatcttttttctttccaattcaagCAAAGCAGTTTTACCGGGTTTGttttctacttttcttttcttatccATGCTTTTTTTTGTTGGGGGCAGTTGCTGAGGTGTGGTGTAAGATTGGTAGTTTTTTTGCATTAGCCATTACTGTTTTGCTAAACTTGGCGTTTACAGATAAGCAAAAACGTGTTGCTGGTGTTGTGCCTGCTATTGAGAAAGCACGCCTTTATCGTGGAAAAGGCGGAGAAATAATGCGTGCAGCTGTTTCCCGCTTCATTGAATGTGTATCTATATCATCTGTGTCACTGCCCGAAAAGATAAAATGTAGTCTGCTTGATGGTCTTAATGAGAATTTGAGACACCCTAATTCGCAAATTCAGGTGGTTACCTCTTGCTTTAAGTCTTCTAactaatttcttatttatttatatttttctgcTATCTAAATTGCAACTCATGTTTTTTTACTATTATATGCAGGATGCTGCAGCTGAAGCTCTGAAGCATTTTGTGCCAACCTATCTTGTTGTTTCATCTGTTGGAGGTACTGGTGATATAACATCAAAGTACCTCGAACTCTTGAGTGACCCAAATGTGGCTATAAGAAGAGGGTCAGCACTAGCGCTAGGTGTTTTGCCTTGTGAACTTTTCGCCCATAGGTGGAAGGATGTGCTTCTGAAGCTTTGCAACTCTTGTTTAATTGAGGTGCAAAAGGAGTTTTGGATCTTCATTTCCTTTCTCCTTTTTTGTGGAAGAATATCAGATGATGGTCTCCTAATTATATTTCTCATGTGTAGGATAATCCTGATGATAGAGATGCTGAAGCACGAGTAAATGCTGTCAAAGGACTTGTGTCAGTGTGTGAAGCATTAACTCGGGAAAAAGAACAATCTGGTATTGATGCTGTGGAGGGTGACATGTCCTTGTTTCTTCTCATCAAGGATGAAATAATGATGACTTTATTAAAAGCTCTTGATGACTATTCTGTTGATAACCGAGGCGATGTGGGTTCTTGGGTGCGTGAGGCTGCTATGAATGGCCTTGAGAGATGTGCATATATCCTATGTAAGAGTGATTCTGTTGGTCTCACTGGAATATCAGGTCGAGTCGATTCTGCACTGGAGTTGCAGAACTGTGATGACAATAACCAGCTGCAGTTATTGTATGATGCCAATCTTGCTACCAATATAGTTGCTGGCATTAGTAAGCAAGCTGTAGAGAAAATGGACAAACTGAGAGAAGCAGCTGCAAAGGTTCTACAGAGGCTTTTGTACAACGAGATGGCCTATGTCCCACATATACCGCACAGGAAAAAATTGGAGGAAATTGTTCCTAATAAAGCTGATTTAAAGTGGGGGGTAAGCATACACATGCCACTTCTGTAGTACTAATACTATTGATGAGTAAATGAAGTTCTTTGACGTAGACCCTATCCTGTACTTGCTTGTAGGTGCCAACTTTTTCATATCCTCGTTTTGTACAACTGCTTCAATTTGGCTGTTTTAGCAGATCAGTGCTATCTGGGCTAGTCATCTCTATTGGTGGGTTGCAAGATTCTTTGAGAAGGGCATCACTCACAGCATTGATAGAGTATCTTCAAGTTGTAGAAAGTGAAGACCAGAATGCAAGGTCCAGAGAGTATATGCTATCTACTGACATGCTTTGGGTTCTCCAACAGTATCGGAGATGTGACAGAGTCATTGTACCTGCATTGAAGGTATTGtcaaatactaccttattctgAGAAGTGAGAAATATGAATTTCTTTGTTTTATGGAAATTCTGACGGAATTAGAGGCTTTAGAGAGCAGAGTTAAATAATTAGTTAGCTTCTTGTTTATTCTTACCTGAGACCTTGGCTGGCTTCAGAGAGATGATACCATAACCATGCGTTAATGTTGTTTCCTTTGGCTAATCATAAGTCCATAACCTATTTATTGCAATATTCATCATCCTCCCTTGGTCAAGTTTCTTGATTTCAATGAAATCTCTTTGGTATTGCAGACCATCGAGATTCTTTTCAGCAAACAGATATTTCTGAGTATGGAGGTTAGTCCCTTATCATCTTTAAACTTTTCAATATTAAGTGCATGTTTTCTGTTTCATATAGTGGTTTGCAGTCAGTCTTTTGATTATATATGACATGAGGGCAGTTCTGATTTATTTGGATCTCAATTTCAATTTACAGGCTCATACACTTGTTTTTTGTTCTGGTGTTTTGGACTCTCTGGAAGTTGAATTAAAAGGGTCAAAGGACTTCTCCAAGCTATATGCAGGCGTTGCAATACTTGGATATATTGCTTCAGTTTCGGAATCCATCAACACTCGGGCCTTCTCTCATCTTCTCAGTTTTCTTGGCCATCGCTACCCTAAGGTATGGTTCCCATGAAGTTTAAGTATTTTATGGATCAAAATCTTAAACATAATTGCATTGTCTTCTCTCTTAACCGATTGTATCACTAGTGGGTAGCAGCTCCAGTTGCAATTGTATGTTTCCTataagtttttttcttctttcctctaCCCAGATACGGAAAGCTTCTGCTGAACAAGTTTACCTTGTCCTCTTGCAAAATGGGGGTCTTGTGGTGGAGAAAAAGATGGAGAAAGCGCTTGAAATTATTTCAGAAACCTGCTGGGAAGGTGACATGGAAGCTGCAAAAGTCCAAAGGTTGGAGTTGTATGATATAGCTGGTCTTGACACAGATATACTTCGAAAGGCTAGTAGTCGAGTATCAAATAAGGATGGTAACAGAAAGCCAACAACTACAGATGAAAATGCATCGTATTCCTCGTTAGTTGAGTCATCTGGGTTCTAAATGTGTACACTAATCCCGCGTTTTCTTCTGCTGGCTAAACACGACAGCCCTTTCCTATTGTTGTTTGTAGTTTCGTTCTTCAAGTGTGCTTCGAGGTGCTTGCTGATAttttgtttggaaaatctcCATGGATCTCAAACTTGGATTCAGAGAGAGCGCTTTTTTGTAGCTTTACGTTACGAGTCTTTGGCACGTTATTTGTAAATAACTGAGTTCAAATTCTTCGGCTCGTTTCTACTTTGAGTGCCAAATATAGCAAGCCCGATAGAATTTGATGATTCCATGTAGCCCCTTGTTAGAGATGGATTTTAGAGCAAAAGAGGCTAAAATAGGCCATTAGCCAttcattggagatggcctaagccTTCAAAGAAGCTATGGACTCTGCACTTTAGTCAAATTTTCACTTTGTGGAATTCACATCGTTAATTTAGTCTTATTTTTCCTGCTTCTGTTTGTTGTGCGTCTTTCTTGAGTCTGCAATCTCTTTGTGGAAAGCTTCTCTAAACTTTCCTTGCTCCGTAACTATTTTACCGAATATGACTGGCAATGTCATTAGTGATGGTGAGTTCGATACTTAATTATAACCACTAGATAGTGTATAGCTGAGCCTAGTTAATTTGTTTCCTACGTTATACTACGGAGGGAAAATCAGAGAATTGAGAAGTATAAGTACAGTTTGTCCTCATCAAATTTTTtgtaggaaaactaatgaaaagggcttgaaaactttgagttttaatgataaggacaaaataaagggtaaagtgaatagtaccatgattgactttttagtgtaaaaatgtggtttttcgttaaagtgaacagtaccgggtgcttttcgttaaagttctcattttttttctttctttcatccTTGATGGACATCTACTTGTATGCTTACAATGACAAAGAAATCAGGAATTTAACCCACAAATTATAGTTTACAAGCTAATTATAATAATAAGAGCATACTTTAAGTCATTAAAATGATAATTGGTTTATTGCCTAAAAAGGTTAATCCTtacatctttttctttttaaattgctAAATACGACTTGTTTACAAAATAGGTAATGTTAGGTAgaccaattttttaatttattaaatttgcaaatgaaatgatatgtcactaatatgaaataagcacgttaatcaatacttatGTAACAATCTTATCATCAACAACCATGCCTTATAGTTTacgaaatttggtttaaaacttTGGTCTCCCTATTATTCCCGGAAAAAAAAGTGTTCTATCATAAGATTTCTTTAGTGCTGGTGTTCCCACAATCCTACTTACGTCCTAATTCCTCTCccactattttttttaacaaacaatattatttggagtgggctagtaataatgtggttcaaattcgcctttggcgagaatcgaaccttaagacctctcacttacaagtgaaattGAATACTACTAaactatagtactaagtggctccTCTCCcactatttaataaaaaaaatattggaattgttcaatttcttaatcatCGTTTAAACTTTAAGGATCATCtctacaaacaaaacaaaacaaaacaaaagggcaATAAAATAAGATCATTTTATGATAAGAATTCTGATATCTACTGGTGTCTGGATAATTAGTTTAAGCATTAATAAAATGATCATAGTGTATTGCAGTAATAGGAACATTTAAGTGAGTAATGTTTACAACTAATAGATTACAACAGATATTAAAATATAGAAAGTGTTTGAGTGATATGTATGAATGCCCTACATGAAAGTCATACTTGTACACGAACAGTGACTCTTCCTATCATGTCAAGTTAGCATCTAATGCACGTCCTCCTCACCCGTCACCCTTTGGTGTTTGGTACACTGTTCATCATCAAGTGCAGGAGAGTTCATCCATCTTATATATCACTTTCATATTTATAAAGAGAATGGTGAAACTAAATACATtggaatttatttttgtttattttggtaAATTAAATGTGGGGGCTAAGGTTTCATAATACGCCGCGGTTTCATTATACAGGTCTATGTGCCAGACAATAAAATATACTCAATACATTGTTGTAGTTGATTAATGTAGATTGCAAATTTTGTACATCGGTTGGCCTTTTTTTAGTTAAACTTCATTACTCCATCTAATAATTCTTAAGATTGTACATGCATGGTGGATAGGCTCCACAGTTGATGAGAAGTTCCTTTTTCTACGCCAACTGATTAGTGGAAAGAAGTGTGGAATTGAAGGATGTGGTAATGAAATCAGATCTCAGAGTACAAACATGTCTGCACCTATTTGAGAAACTACACAACAAAttaagagaaagaaaaatctTTTTCAAGGTTTTACCTAAAGATTGAATGACAACGAAAATTCTAtggtattttaaagtataagatattttgaactttttaaCCGTTAATGATAACATACTTTTGATGTGTGCATGAAAAACAGGGGGAAGCctctctttattttatttgttgacAGACGAGGATGAtagtaaattatttttttcaagtaAAAGTTGTACAAATCAAATTAATAAACAATTAGGAAGCGAGCCAAATGTGGTTTGATTTGGTCTTTTGTGGGAGTTCCAACTTGGGAGGGataggttcttttttttttaaattaggaaAATAATTTAGacatattttataaattatatgatgTGACACTTGATAattgaattttattttcattatttaaagaaataattcaattatcaattgTCATATTATGTGAATTacaaaaatatgatttaaaaatAATCTAAAGAAAATGTGGTCTCCTATAGCTTCATCCTTTGAAAGTGATGGACATGGGAACTTAAAAGGCTGAAGCTCAATTTCCAAACACACATGCACTCATGTAGTCTTGGAATCATTAAACCATGAGCATGGACTCTAGTCAAACAAATACTTGAAAGTGAAGAAAATTAGAGTATTTAACAACTCTTAATGATGGTTTAGGGATTAGTTCTTCATTGCTTTGGCAATTCATTCTCTTATCAGAAAATCTCGAATCTCTAACTGGCTCTAGctaaaatttagaaaaatgtcAAATGAAAAGTAACTCAATTAGGCGAAAAAAAGTTGATTGGATACACACTAATAACTGATGGTTGTGTTTTTAGATAAAAAGTAACTTTATTAAAAATGACCAAGAATTTATATATGACATACATGTCAAATGTGAGTTACTTAGCAAACTTTACTCAAAAAGTACATAGGATTTCTTGCAATCTCATGATCAAAGATACAATAGAAATATACAAGTCCTCTACATAAGACTCATATTCAACCAATCGGGAATTAATTGTAAAAGCATCACAAAGAAAAGACCGCACCACCCTTTGTTGATCTTGCAATGGTCCACAAAGAAGCTCCACTATATACGAGTCACCTttaacatacaccaaactttgTTGATCTTGCAATGATCCACAAAGAAGCTTCACTATATACAAGTCACCTCTAATATATGCCAAGCTTCCTCCTCATAATCCTTTGCTAAGCGCCTGACCAtaaaagcaaaaatattttACATCTAAACAACAAGCGCTACTCCAAGATTTGTTGACTATTAAGTTATAACCGTTATAAAAGACTCTTCAATAGAGTGAGAAAGTGATCAACGCCAATAAAGTTTTTCTTGACAAAGTGAAAGCACGATCATAACTAGGTAGAAGATGGAGATGGTTAGAAGATAGTAGGAAGCAGCCACATAGAATAAAAATTTGCTAGTTTGCTAAAAACAGCTGTCTCTAGTCATTTTAGTTAAACTTTAGTCAATATAAAATCATAGATCACCAAGACGAGGTCTACATATCAAATATTAAAAGGCTACTACAAAGCTCCTCTCAAATGTATAACATCTGATCATTTTAAAAGTCCCTCCACATAAATTTGTGGTGCATTCTTAACTAATTTAAGTCAATTAAGTTTTATGGAATTTCAAAATTCCTGATCCAAACGCACCTTTAAAAATCGGAAtataaaaacatgaaattacacACCACTTAAATTTCAGTTACAAAGTTAGAGGCCATGATGCCTATACCATGTGAACCTTTCTATCATGAAATGACGAGTGATTCGTACCAAGTACGACTACATCTATTGAAAAACATATGCAATGAGTTTGCTTGTTCCAGTACTAGTCAAAGAAAACATGTCACAATTCAAATTGTCCCCTGCAGCTTGTCCTTTGAGTATTAATTAAAGAGCAAGctactctctctctagaaattttttagggaactttaacaaaaagctcccggtactgttcactttaacgaaaaactacatttttacactaaaaagtcaatcatggtactattcactttaccttttattttgtccttattattaaaactcaaagttttcaagctcttttcattagttttcctaattttttatatattccgAATGTGGGTAAGTTATCATAATATAATaaagaatatatatttttttaactatcgtTCCACTTATATTATAATAATAGTGTACCAACTCATGTTTGGGtatattaaaaaatctctcatctcTAGCTTTCTCTTCCTATATCACAACGAATGTACGATACAAATCAAGCCGCATATGTTGAGATGGTGGTGTAATAGTGGTTTATGGTGTTGAAGAACGTCATATAAAATGATCACAACGATGATTAAACTAAATCAATTTCTCGCATTGGAAATTCAACTAACTCAaaaatggttttttattttatttttattgactAAGACTATAACAGTGATTTCACACGAAAATAACACACTTCAAGAATTCAACACTCTCTTATCCAAGTGGTCTTACATACAATATTCCACAATATCAATTAAAAAGTGTCAACAAGTTTGGCTAATTACTTCTATTGGTAAATAAACAAATGAACAATGTCTTATTTGAACACTTAAAATAACCAAGATAATAATTAAATCAACGAAATGATATTTAATTTTTggataaattacatagtagcctcTCAGATttaaggtctattacaaccacatacaatatctttaaaacatttcactttcatacctcatgttctattttatttcaaaataatacatctgttacattttccatccattaatttgttaaatgttgacgtggctgtcacatttgtgccacgtggctgccaaatgtgtgccatgaggcaaaattttttttttttttttaattttttttttaaaaacctaaatcttctaaataaattataaaactaaaataaaaaataaaaaataaaaaatcatacaaaCCCAAAAACCCCCCGACCCACTTCTCCATCTCTTCCCTCTTCACCCTCCCATCCCTACTCTCTCCCCAGACCCACACCTCCCATCCCTTACAAACCGTCACCCTTACCCTTCTTCTCCAGTTCACCCGTGTCCCGCCGC
This is a stretch of genomic DNA from Malus domestica chromosome 02, GDT2T_hap1. It encodes these proteins:
- the LOC103413204 gene encoding tubulin-folding cofactor D produces the protein MAAMVAEENPKQKQELAMGKEDDDDEHGAKEAVLQKYFLQEWKLVKSILNDIVSNGRVSDPSAPHKIRSIMDKYQEQGQLVEPYLESIVTPLMFIVRSKTVELGVASDEILEVIKPICLIIYSLVTVCGYKAVVRFFPHQVSDLELGVSLLEKCHHTNSVSSLRQESTGEMEAKCVMLLWLSILVLVPFDISTVDTSIANNSNLGKLEPAPLVLRIVGLSEDYLSNSGPMRPIAALLLSKLLTRPDMPRAFSSFVQWSHKVLSSLKNDAINHFRLLGATEALAAIFKVGGRKLLLDVVTIVWVDTLLLIKSSIAARSPLLRKHLMKLTQRIGLICLPHRTPSWCYVGKTSSLGENVTLSASEKTGRYNYALDDEVSNSEPSSSCQQDEEMDVPEVVEEIIEMLLTGLRDTDTVVRWSAAKGIGRITSCLTSALSEEVLSSVLELFSPGEGDGSWHGGCLALAELARKGLLLPISLPKVVPVVLKALHYDIRRGPHSVGSHVRDAAAYVCWAFGRAYYHTDMRNILDQLAPHLLTVACYDREVNCRRAAAAAFQENVGRQGSYPHGIDIVNTADYFSLSSRINSYVHVAVSIAQNEDYLYPFVDELLNNKICHWDKGLRELAAEALSALVKYDPEYLINYAVEKIIPCTLSSDLCMRHGATLAAGELVLALHKCGYALSADKQKRVAGVVPAIEKARLYRGKGGEIMRAAVSRFIECVSISSVSLPEKIKCSLLDGLNENLRHPNSQIQDAAAEALKHFVPTYLVVSSVGGTGDITSKYLELLSDPNVAIRRGSALALGVLPCELFAHRWKDVLLKLCNSCLIEDNPDDRDAEARVNAVKGLVSVCEALTREKEQSGIDAVEGDMSLFLLIKDEIMMTLLKALDDYSVDNRGDVGSWVREAAMNGLERCAYILCKSDSVGLTGISGRVDSALELQNCDDNNQLQLLYDANLATNIVAGISKQAVEKMDKLREAAAKVLQRLLYNEMAYVPHIPHRKKLEEIVPNKADLKWGVPTFSYPRFVQLLQFGCFSRSVLSGLVISIGGLQDSLRRASLTALIEYLQVVESEDQNARSREYMLSTDMLWVLQQYRRCDRVIVPALKTIEILFSKQIFLSMEAHTLVFCSGVLDSLEVELKGSKDFSKLYAGVAILGYIASVSESINTRAFSHLLSFLGHRYPKIRKASAEQVYLVLLQNGGLVVEKKMEKALEIISETCWEGDMEAAKVQRLELYDIAGLDTDILRKASSRVSNKDGNRKPTTTDENASYSSLVESSGF